In Natrinema amylolyticum, the following are encoded in one genomic region:
- a CDS encoding DNA methyltransferase — MADDGDRHRQSRLFTDDDGEFDADRAREESLPVEDGEVIDTDDLADHQRYIEGRGIYDERNRVNDLTGKEWKYATKSVIAEGYPPAVQHDLRSEHGGQKPPRLCADLIGRFSKAGDTILDPFAGVGGTLLGASFCEHEGTGLREAIGFERTERWIDVYRKVLEAENEERRSQGEPPLAEQAMRHGDCAELIDDVPDDSVDLLLTDVPYWHMDELEQTRNERETRESKLGSFDGDETGAGDANADAGEEADGGRTKAEWLADMGDKFDRFTDAVAPDGHVVVFIGDMYREQSYEFLSADLARAIESTAPLSLAATLIWYDPTKDLHVYGYPFSFVPSMVHQNVLVFRLETERDEN; from the coding sequence ATGGCAGACGACGGGGATCGACACCGCCAGAGCCGCCTGTTCACGGACGACGACGGCGAGTTCGATGCGGATCGCGCTCGAGAGGAATCCCTACCGGTCGAGGACGGCGAGGTGATCGACACGGACGACCTCGCGGACCATCAGCGCTATATCGAGGGCCGAGGGATCTACGACGAGCGCAATCGAGTGAACGACCTCACGGGCAAGGAGTGGAAGTACGCCACGAAGTCCGTGATCGCCGAGGGGTATCCGCCCGCGGTCCAGCACGACCTGCGCAGCGAACACGGCGGGCAGAAACCCCCGCGGCTCTGTGCGGACCTGATCGGTCGGTTCAGCAAGGCTGGCGACACCATCCTCGACCCCTTCGCCGGCGTCGGGGGCACCCTGCTCGGCGCGAGTTTCTGCGAACACGAGGGGACCGGCCTGCGGGAGGCCATCGGCTTCGAGCGAACCGAGCGATGGATCGACGTCTATCGGAAGGTCCTCGAAGCGGAAAACGAGGAGCGCCGCTCCCAGGGTGAACCGCCCCTCGCCGAGCAAGCGATGCGCCACGGGGACTGCGCCGAGCTGATCGACGACGTGCCCGACGACTCGGTGGACCTCCTGTTGACCGACGTCCCGTACTGGCACATGGACGAACTCGAGCAGACGCGCAACGAGCGGGAAACGCGCGAGAGCAAGTTGGGGTCGTTCGACGGTGACGAGACCGGCGCTGGCGACGCGAACGCCGATGCGGGCGAGGAGGCCGACGGCGGGCGAACGAAAGCCGAGTGGCTCGCCGACATGGGGGACAAGTTCGACCGCTTCACCGACGCCGTCGCGCCGGACGGCCACGTCGTCGTCTTCATCGGCGACATGTACCGCGAGCAGTCCTACGAGTTCCTCTCGGCCGACCTCGCGCGGGCGATCGAGTCGACCGCACCGCTTTCGCTCGCGGCGACCCTGATCTGGTACGATCCGACGAAGGACCTCCACGTCTACGGCTACCCCTTCTCGTTCGTTCCCTCGATGGTCCACCAGAACGTCCTCGTCTTCCGCCTCGAAACCGAGCGCGACGAGAACTGA
- a CDS encoding potassium channel family protein, giving the protein MRFVIVGYGRVGSRTATILAEEGHEVVIVDNDMDRIERASGDGLETVQGDGADEDVLVDADIGTADAIGAFTPDLNANFAACMVGTHHGCRTVLRIDEDYREDIYEKYAEEVDEIIYPERLGAAGAKTALLGGDFNVVADLAANLQLTVLEIHDGSPAVGKRMSELDLPESARIYAHGRAREPLTIPLPGTRLEVGDEVAVITETDRVDDVRSTLLPANA; this is encoded by the coding sequence ATGAGGTTTGTCATCGTGGGATACGGCCGAGTCGGCTCGCGGACGGCAACGATCCTCGCCGAGGAGGGCCACGAGGTCGTCATCGTCGACAACGACATGGACCGCATCGAGCGCGCCAGCGGTGACGGGCTCGAGACGGTCCAGGGCGACGGTGCCGACGAGGACGTCCTCGTCGACGCCGATATCGGGACCGCGGACGCGATCGGCGCGTTCACGCCGGATCTCAACGCCAACTTCGCGGCCTGTATGGTCGGCACCCACCACGGCTGTCGGACCGTCCTGCGGATCGACGAGGACTACCGCGAGGACATCTACGAGAAGTACGCCGAGGAGGTCGACGAGATCATCTACCCAGAACGGCTCGGGGCCGCAGGCGCGAAGACGGCCCTGCTCGGCGGCGACTTCAACGTCGTCGCCGACCTCGCCGCGAACCTCCAGTTGACTGTCCTCGAGATTCACGACGGGTCGCCGGCGGTCGGCAAGCGGATGAGCGAACTCGACTTGCCCGAGTCCGCGCGGATCTACGCCCACGGTCGCGCCCGCGAGCCGCTGACGATCCCGCTTCCGGGCACTCGACTCGAGGTCGGCGACGAGGTCGCGGTCATCACCGAGACCGATCGCGTGGACGACGTGCGGTCGACGCTGTTGCCCGCGAACGCCTGA
- a CDS encoding DUF7405 family protein: MNGSDRGLSRRAFVRSAVAIGGASALAACLQREETADVPQAELAPDELPDRQHAWNEFLAEDDHGNVEPPEHHLLLALEYVGDGPADAEDERERLEAAFRTLEKAYKRGDEGLAFTVGYGPNYFDRFDADLPEGVDLPDPEALAPIEDPHLDEYDALVHLASDYGHVTLSAEEALKGELDELNGLAVEDTFEGIFDVAERRTGFIGRGLPAERQSGVGGIPDSEPVPEDAPLFMGFKSGFRKTQASEDRVTIDSGPFAGGTTIHLSKIQLHLHQWYEQDSRDQRVAKMFSPTHADDDLVEGAGHNLGDSSGVAEVGGDAAADARNRGTVGHAQKAARAREDGEPIILRRDFDSTDDDRAAVHFLSLQRSIADFVKTRRAMTGSDLTEGSVNSRTNNGILQYISVRNRANYLVPPRRHRSLPEPNPE; this comes from the coding sequence ATGAACGGTTCGGATCGCGGCCTGTCGCGTCGCGCGTTCGTCCGCAGCGCGGTCGCCATCGGCGGTGCGAGCGCGCTCGCCGCCTGCCTCCAGCGCGAAGAAACCGCGGACGTCCCGCAGGCCGAACTCGCTCCGGACGAGCTTCCCGACCGCCAGCACGCCTGGAACGAGTTCCTCGCCGAAGACGACCACGGGAACGTCGAGCCGCCCGAACACCACCTCCTACTGGCCCTCGAGTACGTCGGTGACGGCCCGGCCGACGCCGAGGACGAACGCGAACGGCTCGAGGCCGCGTTTCGGACCCTCGAAAAGGCCTACAAGCGAGGGGACGAGGGGCTGGCGTTTACGGTCGGCTACGGTCCGAACTACTTCGACCGGTTCGATGCCGACCTCCCGGAGGGAGTCGACCTGCCCGATCCCGAAGCGCTCGCACCGATCGAGGACCCGCACCTCGACGAGTACGACGCGCTCGTCCATCTGGCGAGCGACTACGGTCACGTCACGCTCAGCGCCGAGGAGGCCCTGAAGGGCGAACTCGACGAACTGAACGGCCTCGCGGTCGAGGACACCTTCGAGGGGATATTCGACGTGGCCGAGCGCCGAACGGGATTCATCGGTCGCGGTCTCCCGGCGGAGCGCCAGTCCGGCGTCGGCGGCATCCCCGACAGCGAGCCCGTCCCGGAGGACGCGCCGCTGTTCATGGGATTCAAATCGGGATTCAGGAAGACGCAGGCGAGCGAGGACCGCGTGACGATCGACTCGGGCCCGTTCGCCGGCGGGACGACGATTCATCTCTCGAAGATCCAGTTGCACCTCCACCAGTGGTACGAACAGGACAGCCGCGACCAGCGCGTCGCCAAGATGTTCTCGCCGACCCACGCCGACGACGACCTCGTTGAGGGAGCCGGCCACAATCTCGGCGACTCGAGCGGGGTCGCCGAGGTCGGCGGCGACGCGGCCGCGGACGCCCGCAACCGCGGGACGGTCGGCCACGCTCAGAAGGCCGCTCGCGCCCGCGAGGACGGCGAGCCGATCATCCTCCGACGGGACTTCGATTCGACCGACGACGATCGGGCGGCCGTCCACTTCCTCTCCCTGCAGCGCTCGATCGCCGACTTCGTGAAGACGCGGCGGGCGATGACCGGCAGCGATCTCACCGAGGGCTCGGTCAACTCGCGGACGAACAACGGCATCCTCCAGTACATCAGCGTCCGCAACCGGGCGAACTACCTCGTGCCGCCGAGACGGCATCGCTCTCTGCCCGAACCGAACCCCGAGTAG
- a CDS encoding glutathione S-transferase family protein, which translates to MNMLVDGEWRTDAYESTDDDGSFERQETTFHSEIRDEPDARFQPEAGRYHLYVSLACPWAHRTLVTRALKGLEDAISVSVVDPYRDEDGWQFTPEKEGCTPDHVHGADFLRELYVRADPDATCRVTVPVLWDTQEETIVNNESAEIMRMLDTEFGRIVSRDVDLYPEGYRDEVDRIIDEIYEPINNGVYRAGFATKQGPYDEAVDDLFSALDHWDEVLTDQRYLAGDRLTEADIAMFTTLVRFDTVYHTHFMCNVQYIREYDNLWPYLRDLYQTPGVAQTVNMDHIKEHYYTTHPDVNPHRIVARGPDLEFEAPHDRDELPGGPPSDLVAAASADD; encoded by the coding sequence ATGAACATGCTCGTCGACGGCGAGTGGCGGACCGACGCGTACGAGTCGACCGACGACGACGGCTCCTTCGAACGCCAGGAGACGACGTTTCACAGCGAGATTCGCGACGAACCGGACGCTCGATTTCAGCCCGAGGCCGGCCGGTACCACCTGTACGTCTCCCTCGCCTGCCCGTGGGCCCACCGAACGCTCGTGACGCGGGCGCTGAAAGGGCTCGAGGACGCGATCTCCGTCTCCGTCGTCGATCCCTATCGCGACGAGGACGGCTGGCAGTTCACGCCCGAGAAGGAGGGCTGTACGCCCGATCACGTCCACGGCGCGGATTTCTTGCGGGAGTTGTACGTGCGCGCGGACCCGGACGCGACCTGTCGCGTGACGGTGCCGGTGCTCTGGGACACGCAAGAGGAGACCATCGTCAACAACGAGTCCGCGGAGATCATGCGGATGCTCGACACCGAGTTCGGTAGGATCGTCTCGCGGGACGTGGATCTCTACCCCGAGGGGTATCGAGACGAGGTCGACCGGATCATCGACGAGATCTACGAGCCGATCAATAACGGCGTCTATCGCGCCGGATTCGCGACGAAACAGGGGCCCTACGACGAGGCGGTCGACGACCTCTTCTCGGCGCTCGACCACTGGGACGAGGTGCTCACGGACCAGCGCTACCTCGCCGGCGATCGGTTGACCGAGGCGGATATCGCGATGTTCACGACGCTCGTCCGGTTCGACACCGTCTACCACACGCACTTCATGTGTAACGTCCAGTACATCCGCGAGTACGACAACCTCTGGCCCTACCTGCGCGACCTGTATCAGACGCCCGGCGTGGCCCAGACTGTGAATATGGACCACATCAAGGAACACTACTACACGACCCATCCCGACGTGAATCCACACCGGATCGTCGCCCGCGGGCCCGACCTGGAGTTCGAGGCCCCCCACGACCGCGACGAACTTCCCGGCGGTCCGCCGTCCGACCTCGTCGCAGCGGCGAGTGCCGACGACTAA
- a CDS encoding cupredoxin domain-containing protein, with product MTSSRRRFLELGAVASIGGIASTYGVGATQSDGGDGDRTGNGDETDSGGDPEVTVTARQEPGNAVYWVLPGPRPLSPMVFGTEENPRNGTDLLEARIEQANQLPSPLGEAVPQLLEDLPFLVAAPDEAREPIEESGEESIAQQRLAEPTLYSDEAEVTGGSFEISYLDHRPYDLPGAPGETPDTIDLDAQFTDPAGNEYEIEHDHVIQPPIPGYETGGGVLTDGRLHGISGTGSPLFPQAYTYGASWGVGNVHVNGELATEEGFRVIHFMTTQTVRDERYRMALDEEMPLAPENTIAGQVHHTHGVVLPIRPTDDGPVYDPVPTAFELPNGETQPFIHAMWEQDEIVEGPFADWEFPGAGDDQETDGNGDADAQADIRLVGTASAWEGDAPDDIAGTENPTLSLEEGTEYVLVWENGDGLQHNFAIEDESGEDLLATDLMGEQGATQSVTFTASAEMAEYYCQVHPSSMRGSIDVQ from the coding sequence ATGACGTCATCCCGACGGCGGTTCCTCGAACTGGGGGCGGTGGCATCGATCGGCGGTATCGCGAGCACGTACGGCGTCGGAGCGACGCAGTCCGACGGCGGAGACGGTGACCGGACCGGCAACGGTGACGAGACCGACAGCGGTGGCGATCCCGAGGTGACGGTCACCGCCAGACAAGAGCCGGGCAACGCCGTCTACTGGGTGCTACCCGGCCCGCGACCGCTGAGTCCGATGGTGTTCGGAACCGAGGAGAATCCGCGAAACGGGACGGATCTCCTCGAGGCACGGATCGAACAGGCGAACCAGTTGCCGTCGCCGCTCGGCGAGGCGGTTCCGCAGCTCCTCGAGGACCTGCCGTTCCTCGTCGCCGCGCCGGACGAGGCCCGCGAGCCGATCGAGGAGTCGGGCGAAGAGTCGATCGCACAACAGCGGCTGGCCGAACCGACGCTGTACAGCGACGAGGCCGAAGTGACCGGCGGCTCGTTTGAGATCAGCTATCTGGACCATCGTCCGTACGATCTCCCCGGAGCGCCCGGAGAGACGCCGGATACGATCGATCTCGACGCCCAATTCACCGATCCGGCCGGCAACGAGTACGAAATCGAGCACGACCACGTCATTCAACCGCCGATCCCCGGCTACGAGACCGGCGGTGGCGTGTTGACTGACGGGAGACTCCACGGGATCTCGGGGACCGGCTCGCCGCTGTTTCCGCAGGCGTACACCTACGGCGCGTCGTGGGGCGTCGGTAACGTCCACGTCAACGGCGAGTTGGCGACCGAAGAGGGGTTCCGCGTTATCCACTTCATGACGACTCAGACGGTGCGCGACGAGCGATATCGGATGGCTCTCGACGAGGAAATGCCGCTCGCGCCGGAGAACACGATCGCGGGACAGGTCCATCATACCCACGGCGTGGTCCTGCCGATCAGGCCGACAGACGACGGCCCGGTGTACGATCCGGTCCCGACCGCGTTCGAGCTTCCGAACGGTGAGACGCAGCCGTTCATCCACGCGATGTGGGAGCAAGACGAGATCGTCGAGGGGCCGTTCGCGGACTGGGAGTTCCCTGGCGCTGGAGACGACCAGGAGACTGACGGGAACGGCGACGCCGATGCACAGGCCGATATCCGACTCGTCGGCACCGCGTCGGCGTGGGAAGGCGATGCGCCCGACGACATCGCGGGGACGGAAAACCCGACGCTGTCCCTCGAGGAGGGGACGGAGTACGTCCTCGTCTGGGAGAACGGCGACGGCCTGCAGCACAACTTCGCGATCGAAGACGAGAGCGGCGAGGACCTGCTCGCCACGGATCTGATGGGAGAACAGGGGGCGACCCAGTCGGTCACCTTCACGGCGTCGGCCGAGATGGCCGAGTACTACTGCCAGGTCCACCCCAGTTCCATGCGGGGATCGATCGACGTGCAGTGA
- a CDS encoding 2Fe-2S iron-sulfur cluster-binding protein, which translates to MTAPTTWDVELRVPADADLDAAGESRTIEVREDQSILAAARAADIWLSADCQQGWCITCGAKLLEGEVDHSQAKRYYPSDEAANFVLTCVARPRSDCVIEVEQYDKLLRHRADHDKPPGRSKLG; encoded by the coding sequence GTGACAGCCCCCACTACGTGGGACGTCGAACTTCGCGTGCCGGCGGACGCCGATCTGGACGCCGCCGGCGAGTCCCGAACTATCGAGGTCCGCGAGGACCAGTCGATCCTCGCGGCGGCCCGCGCCGCGGACATCTGGCTGTCGGCCGACTGCCAGCAGGGGTGGTGTATCACCTGCGGCGCGAAGCTCCTCGAGGGCGAGGTCGACCACAGTCAGGCCAAGCGATACTACCCGTCGGACGAGGCGGCGAACTTCGTCCTCACCTGCGTCGCTCGCCCCCGCTCGGACTGCGTCATCGAGGTCGAGCAGTACGATAAGCTGCTCCGGCACCGCGCCGACCACGACAAGCCGCCGGGCCGATCGAAGCTCGGGTAA
- a CDS encoding NAD-dependent epimerase/dehydratase family protein: MTNIAITGASGNVGQEAVDAFPDDDHDLTLFSHSETEDLDATPLEITDREAFVEALEDQDVLIHLAANPSPRAEWDEVQGPNVDGVYNAFEAAAENDLERVVFASSNHAVNMRNTVSGIRPESTIGSPTIVRPDDPADPDTYYGVTKVFGEAMGSYYAKRHGFEVVNLRIGWLLTRDELRQECQERDASGERYARAMWLSPGDCRRVLNAAATATLDRSPLIAHGISDNSERFLSLSETMLDLGYRPQDDAEEALSDDSNERDGLEST; this comes from the coding sequence ATGACGAACATCGCCATCACCGGCGCATCGGGAAACGTCGGTCAGGAGGCCGTCGACGCCTTTCCGGACGACGACCACGATCTCACGCTCTTCTCCCACAGCGAGACCGAAGATCTGGACGCGACGCCGCTCGAGATAACGGATCGCGAGGCGTTCGTCGAGGCCCTCGAAGACCAAGACGTCCTGATCCATCTCGCGGCCAACCCGTCGCCGCGGGCCGAGTGGGACGAGGTGCAGGGACCGAACGTCGACGGCGTTTACAACGCCTTCGAAGCGGCGGCCGAGAACGACCTCGAGCGGGTGGTCTTCGCGAGTTCGAACCACGCGGTCAACATGAGAAACACCGTCTCGGGGATCCGGCCGGAGTCGACGATCGGTAGTCCGACCATCGTCCGACCCGACGATCCGGCGGATCCGGACACCTACTACGGCGTTACGAAGGTCTTCGGCGAGGCCATGGGGTCGTACTACGCGAAGCGCCACGGGTTCGAGGTGGTGAACCTGCGGATCGGCTGGCTGCTCACCCGCGACGAACTCCGTCAGGAGTGCCAAGAGCGCGACGCGTCCGGCGAGCGCTACGCCCGCGCGATGTGGCTCAGCCCCGGCGACTGCCGACGGGTGCTCAACGCGGCCGCGACGGCGACCCTCGACCGCTCGCCGCTGATCGCTCACGGTATCTCTGACAACTCCGAACGGTTCCTCTCGCTGTCCGAGACGATGCTCGATCTCGGATATCGGCCCCAGGACGACGCCGAAGAAGCACTGAGCGACGATTCGAACGAGCGCGACGGCCTCGAATCGACTTGA
- a CDS encoding calcium/sodium antiporter codes for MLSVGAVISLAVGVLALWIGARLLVTGASRLASAAGVSALVVGLTVVAFGTSAPEVVVSTEAALAGRGDVAVGNVVGSNVFNLGVILGLVAVIAPFRVAEPLLRRDVLAMAASTVVAAVVLADVGISRLEGGVLLALLACYLGALWLAIRNASDAAGTAADSLEASDDATSPRASEDGRSVRLGLEALRVVAGLALVIVGGRVLVDAAVGLALSVGVSEWVVGATVVAAGTSVPELVTSVVAARRGDTGIAAGNVVGSNVFNVLGVLGIAAVVRPLAVDPAVFFALGWLAVLTAFATAVLATGRQLTRLEGVALVVLGAGYWIVSMGG; via the coding sequence ATGCTATCCGTCGGAGCCGTCATCTCGCTGGCCGTCGGCGTGCTCGCCCTCTGGATCGGTGCCCGTCTGCTCGTGACCGGCGCCTCGAGACTCGCCAGCGCGGCCGGTGTCTCAGCCCTCGTCGTCGGGCTCACGGTCGTCGCTTTCGGAACCTCCGCGCCGGAGGTCGTCGTCTCGACGGAAGCCGCGCTCGCCGGCCGGGGCGACGTCGCGGTCGGGAACGTGGTCGGATCGAACGTGTTCAATCTCGGCGTGATCCTCGGCCTCGTCGCCGTCATCGCGCCGTTTCGCGTCGCCGAACCGCTGTTGCGCCGGGACGTGCTCGCGATGGCCGCCTCGACGGTCGTCGCGGCCGTCGTCCTCGCCGACGTCGGCATCTCGCGTCTCGAGGGTGGGGTCCTGCTCGCGTTGCTGGCCTGTTATCTCGGCGCGCTCTGGCTTGCGATCCGGAACGCGAGTGACGCGGCCGGAACGGCGGCCGACTCGCTCGAGGCGAGCGACGATGCCACGTCTCCCCGCGCCTCCGAGGACGGGCGGAGCGTCCGTCTCGGACTCGAGGCGCTTCGCGTCGTCGCCGGCCTCGCGCTCGTGATCGTCGGCGGGCGCGTTCTGGTCGACGCGGCGGTCGGGCTGGCACTGTCCGTCGGCGTCTCGGAGTGGGTCGTCGGTGCGACGGTGGTCGCCGCCGGTACGTCGGTCCCGGAGCTGGTGACCTCCGTCGTGGCCGCTCGCAGGGGCGACACGGGTATCGCTGCGGGGAACGTCGTCGGATCGAACGTCTTCAACGTCCTCGGCGTGTTGGGGATCGCCGCGGTGGTCCGTCCGTTGGCCGTCGATCCCGCCGTCTTCTTCGCGCTCGGGTGGCTCGCCGTCCTGACCGCGTTCGCGACGGCCGTGCTCGCGACGGGGCGGCAGTTGACCCGTCTCGAGGGGGTCGCCCTCGTCGTCCTCGGCGCGGGCTACTGGATCGTCAGTATGGGTGGCTGA
- a CDS encoding DUF7535 family protein yields MSVKVSESSGYGPNTQMSLFGYIMAAVLLVVLLPLIPVLVPVWILWKVFVADEEFEHSFETWRRESGRTGSDRHESAESEPADAESEPEDADATADDAEADQTAAES; encoded by the coding sequence ATGTCAGTCAAGGTGTCAGAGTCGTCGGGCTACGGGCCGAACACCCAGATGTCCCTGTTCGGCTATATCATGGCCGCAGTACTCCTGGTCGTTCTCCTCCCGCTGATCCCCGTTCTCGTTCCCGTCTGGATTCTCTGGAAAGTGTTCGTCGCGGACGAAGAGTTCGAACACAGTTTCGAGACCTGGCGTCGCGAATCCGGTCGTACCGGCTCCGATCGGCACGAATCCGCCGAATCAGAACCCGCGGACGCCGAATCGGAACCCGAAGACGCCGACGCGACAGCCGACGACGCCGAGGCCGACCAGACAGCCGCCGAGTCCTAA
- a CDS encoding alcohol dehydrogenase catalytic domain-containing protein — MRAAAFTDLIGPDGVSVIERDDPEPGPGEALVDVEACAINRHDLWILEGDSAMVDADDLPFITGLDVAGVVSAVSTDVRGLEPGDEVVLCPNETCGSCQFCREGPENMCERFSLFHGGLAESARVRADRLIPLPDGLDATTAAAIPTAYMTAFHMLRRAEVGPGDLVFVPGATGGVGVATVQLADIFGAETIGTSSSEAKLERVSDLGLDHGIRSTDIDELREEVEAIGTPDAVINHLGGEFTELGQSVMRRGGTMAICGRTAGNESTIDIANLFLGHKRVVGSTMGTQDDLRRLVDLAADGELEPEIDETYALADTDEAFTAMRERESVGKIVVEP, encoded by the coding sequence ATGCGAGCCGCAGCTTTCACCGACTTGATCGGCCCCGACGGAGTGAGCGTGATCGAGCGGGACGACCCCGAACCCGGCCCCGGCGAGGCCCTGGTCGACGTCGAAGCGTGTGCGATCAACCGCCACGACCTCTGGATACTCGAGGGGGACTCGGCGATGGTCGACGCCGACGACCTGCCGTTCATCACGGGCCTCGACGTCGCCGGCGTGGTGAGCGCGGTCAGTACGGACGTTCGAGGCCTCGAGCCCGGCGACGAGGTCGTCCTCTGTCCGAACGAGACCTGTGGCTCCTGTCAGTTCTGTCGCGAGGGGCCGGAAAACATGTGCGAGCGGTTCTCGCTGTTCCACGGCGGGTTGGCAGAGAGCGCCCGCGTGCGGGCTGATCGGCTGATTCCGTTGCCCGACGGCCTCGACGCGACGACCGCCGCCGCGATCCCGACGGCGTACATGACGGCGTTCCACATGCTCCGGCGGGCGGAAGTGGGGCCCGGCGACCTCGTCTTCGTCCCCGGTGCGACCGGCGGCGTCGGCGTCGCCACCGTCCAGCTCGCCGACATCTTCGGTGCCGAGACCATCGGAACGTCGTCCTCGGAAGCGAAGCTCGAGCGCGTCAGCGACCTCGGCCTCGACCACGGGATTCGGTCGACGGACATTGACGAACTCCGCGAGGAAGTCGAGGCTATCGGGACGCCGGACGCGGTGATCAACCACCTCGGCGGGGAGTTCACCGAACTCGGCCAGTCCGTCATGCGTCGCGGCGGGACGATGGCGATCTGCGGCCGGACGGCCGGCAACGAGTCGACGATCGATATCGCGAACCTCTTCCTCGGCCACAAGCGCGTCGTCGGCTCCACGATGGGCACCCAGGACGACCTCCGGCGGCTCGTCGACCTCGCGGCTGACGGCGAACTCGAGCCCGAAATCGACGAGACGTACGCGCTCGCGGACACCGACGAAGCCTTTACGGCGATGCGAGAGCGCGAGAGCGTCGGCAAGATCGTCGTCGAACCGTAG
- a CDS encoding DUF393 domain-containing protein, producing the protein MSEPQFTGILLYDGDCPFCSAASTAMRQLETVGVVPWDEPAAREFLEAQFGEVPFALFFVDIEAETVWAGRAAATELCERAGMPVLVRDIVDENYERFADAVQFVSGTDREIDPYHDAYPLADEAAALFDELAAAGSRTHVPST; encoded by the coding sequence ATGTCCGAGCCGCAGTTCACCGGCATCCTGCTCTACGACGGCGACTGCCCCTTCTGCTCGGCGGCCTCGACCGCGATGCGACAACTCGAGACCGTCGGCGTCGTTCCGTGGGACGAGCCGGCCGCACGGGAATTCCTCGAGGCCCAGTTCGGCGAGGTCCCCTTCGCGCTCTTCTTCGTCGATATCGAGGCCGAGACCGTCTGGGCGGGCCGCGCCGCCGCGACCGAACTGTGCGAGCGGGCCGGAATGCCCGTTCTCGTCCGGGATATCGTCGACGAGAACTACGAGCGGTTCGCGGACGCCGTTCAGTTCGTCTCGGGAACCGATCGCGAGATCGACCCCTACCACGACGCCTATCCGCTGGCCGACGAGGCCGCGGCGCTGTTCGACGAGCTAGCGGCCGCCGGGAGTCGGACACACGTGCCGAGTACCTGA
- the dps gene encoding DNA protection during starvation protein, with amino-acid sequence MSDEKPHAAGNIDAGDTSERVGMAVLRERGLEPEELREKLLDAIGAEFTTYYYYTNLRMHLAGHEDYKEITEDARLEDRAHFELVAPRVYELGGHLPNDIRDFADRASCPDAELPVPYDDEGGQFDVTGLTAEDVLEVLLEAERCAIRTWSEICDMTHGVDPRTYDMAQRILQEEIEHEAWFVELLSMERDGEINPAGHFVRGEPGDAPLSTNRRFNDSA; translated from the coding sequence ATGTCCGACGAAAAACCACACGCGGCAGGCAACATTGACGCAGGAGACACGAGCGAACGCGTCGGCATGGCCGTGCTTCGCGAACGCGGGCTCGAACCCGAGGAACTGCGCGAGAAACTGCTCGACGCGATCGGTGCCGAATTCACGACCTACTACTACTACACGAACCTGCGAATGCACCTCGCCGGCCACGAGGATTACAAGGAGATCACCGAGGACGCCCGCCTCGAGGACCGGGCGCACTTCGAGTTGGTCGCGCCGCGGGTGTACGAACTGGGCGGCCACCTGCCCAACGACATCCGCGACTTCGCCGACCGAGCGTCCTGTCCAGACGCGGAACTGCCGGTGCCGTACGACGACGAGGGCGGCCAGTTCGACGTCACCGGACTCACCGCCGAGGACGTCCTCGAGGTGCTACTCGAGGCCGAACGCTGTGCGATTCGGACGTGGTCCGAGATCTGTGACATGACCCACGGCGTCGATCCGCGGACCTACGACATGGCCCAGCGCATCCTGCAAGAGGAGATCGAACACGAGGCGTGGTTCGTCGAACTCCTCTCGATGGAACGCGACGGCGAGATCAACCCGGCCGGTCACTTCGTCCGGGGTGAGCCCGGCGACGCACCGCTCTCGACGAACCGACGGTTCAACGACAGCGCGTAA